One Dromiciops gliroides isolate mDroGli1 chromosome 3, mDroGli1.pri, whole genome shotgun sequence DNA segment encodes these proteins:
- the LOC122751191 gene encoding histone H3.3C-like produces MTLTKQTARKSTGGKAPRKQLATKTTGKSAPSTGGVNKPHRYRPGTVALREIRRYQKSTELLIRKLPFQSLVREIAQDFKTDLRFQSAAIGALQEASEAYLVGLFEDTNLCAIHDKRVTIMPKDVQLAHRIRRERA; encoded by the coding sequence ATGACTCTTACCAAGCAAACTGCCCGCAAATCCACCGGTGGTAAAGCCCCCAGGAAGCAGCTCGCTACAAAAACCACTGGCAAGAGTGCGCCCTCTACTGGAGGAGTCAATAAACCTCATCGCTACAGGCCGGGTACTGTGGCTCTCCGTGAAATCAGACGTTATCAGAAGTCCACTGAACTTCTGATTCGTAAACTTCCCTTCCAGAGTCTGGTGCGTGAAATTGCTCAGGACTTCAAAACAGATTTGCGCTTCCAGAGTGCAGCAATTGGTGCTTTGCAGGAGGCAAGTGAAGCCTATCTGGTTGGCCTGTTTGAGGACACCAACCTATGTGCTATCCACGACAAACGTGTTACAATCATGCCAAAAGATGTCCAGCTAGCACACCGCATACGTAGAGAACGTGCTTAA